The following DNA comes from Hordeum vulgare subsp. vulgare chromosome 3H, MorexV3_pseudomolecules_assembly, whole genome shotgun sequence.
cattatttatgaaatattgcacataggatgtcaaaacattgtttcctcgacagtttccttgagaaaaggttgtatgtgatacaaccagaaggttttgtcgatcctaaggatactaacaagtatgcaagctccagcgatccttttatggactggtgcaagcatctcggagttggaatatacgctctgatgagatgatcaaagctttttggtttgtGCACGGTTTATGAGaaatttgtatttccaaagaagtgagtgggagcactatagaatttctgataagtatatgtggttgacatattgttgatcggaagtaatgtagaatttctgtaaagcataaaggttgtttgaaaggggtttttcaaaggaagacctggatacagctacttaaacattgagcatcaagatctatggagatagatcaaaaatgctaaacagaactttcaaatgaaatgcatgccttgacaagttttttaaggagttcaaaatagatcagcaaagaaggagttcttggctgtgttgtaaggtgtgaatatgagtaagactcaaaagcccgaccatggcaaaagaaagagaaaggacgaaggttgtaccctatgccttagccatagactctacagtatgccatgctatgtaccgcacctgatgtgtgccttgccacaagtctgttaagaggtacacagagtgatccaggattgaatcactgaacaacggtcaaaattatccttagtaactaatagactaaggaatttttcttgattatggaggtggttgaagagttcatcataaagggttacgttgatgcaagctttgacattaatccaaataactatgagtaataaaacggattcgtatattagagtagatatttggagtatttctgaatagcacgtagtagcagcatctataagatgacataaagatttgtaaagcacacatggatcggaaagattcagaaccgttgactaaaacctctctcacgagcaagacgtgatcagaccccagaactatatgggtgttggattcattaaaatcacatggtgatgtgaagtatattattgactctagtgcaagtgggagactgttggaaatatgccctagagggcgGCGGCTGCGCGCATTGGCTGGCTTCGAGGGATGCGGATCTGGCTTGTCCTGTCCAGATCCCTCACGGTTTTACCTTGGTCggccggcggcgcgaggaggatcgGCGAGGGGCGGCTGGAGGCCCCCTGCCAGCATGTCGACGGTGGTCCTCGTCTACACGACGAGCCCCCCTGGGTTCCACCCAGCCGCGAGATCGGGGGGACGCGACTTCCGGTGAAAACCGCGCCAACTTCGATTATGGCGGATGATGGCGGTGTCTAGGACGTCGTTACCATCtcgaggtatgtggataccgacgatcaagtctcgggcaagtaacatactgaaggacaaagggaatgacatacgggattatatgaatccttgacactgagattctactgataagatcttcggagaatatgtaggatccaatatgggcatccaagtcccgctattggatattgaccgaggagtgtctcgggtcatgtctacatagttctcgaacccgcagggtctgcacacttaaggttcgttgaggttccggtatagttgagttataggtgttggtaaccgaaagttgttcagagtcccggatgagatccaggacgtcacaaggagctccggaatggtccggaggtaaagattgatatatagaaagtcctgttttggtcaccggaaaagtttcgggctcattagtagtgtaccgggagtgccgggaggggtgtcggggaccatcgggaggggtgtcacaccccaaggggtctcatgggctatgggaagagataaaccagcccctagtgggctggaataagttcccactaaggcccataaggtttgagaaggaaaaaacacaaggtggaaagagtttccaagttggaaggtggaatcctactccaagtaggattggagtaggactcctccacctccaatttcggccaaaccttgagggtttgaggttgTGTcctaccctccctccctcctatatatactagaggtattgagggtttttgagacacaactttgccacgtgttgctcgaccctattccacgcagtttttcctctagatcgtatttctgcggagcttaggcgaagccgtgccggagtagatcatcaccaccaccggcgcgccgtcacgctgccggagaactcttctacctctccgtctctcttgctggatcaagaaggtggagatcgtcatcgagctgtatgtgtgctgaacgcggaggtgtcgtccgttcggcactagatcgaaacggatcatgagaaggatcgcaagacggttcgtgcaacggatcgcgagacggttcgtcggacggatcgcgggacggatcgtgggacggatcgcgggacagttcgtggggcggttcaagggacgtgaagacgttccactacatcaaccgcgtttcttaacgcttcctgctgtgcgatctacaagggtatgtagatccaaatctcctctagtagatggatatcgccatgataggtcttcgtgcgcgtaggaaatttttgtttcccatgcgttgTTCCCCAACAACATCGTTGTTGTAGGTCGTGGCACCCCACTTGTTATGCTCCGGGTGAAACCCTAGATCTGGATCTATCGGTCGGACGATGATGGCATCTTCGATGTCGTTTTCCTCCTGAAGGCATCGTTTGGAGTATGTGCTAGGTGGACGACACAAGTGGAGGAGCGGTGTTTGATCTACCGCGAGTCCTACGGCGGATCCCGGCGGCATGGCGCTGCGGTGGTTCGTTCACAGGCGCGTGTAGATGGATACGTGCAGGATGGTGGCGTTGTCTGGTGTCGTGGTGACGTCGACGGCAGGCCTAGCAAGGAAGATGTGTCTGTTCTAACTCTGAAGATGGACCGGTGTAAGATGATGGAGGCagcctctgagagtgcgtcggaCCGGTATGGGATCCAGCCCCAGTGTGTGGCTGGGTTGGGGCATCCGGCTATAGATGTTAGGATTTGGTGCAATGTTTGTTTGATATTTGGCCCGAATATTTGACACGCCTTCTTCAAGCGATAGGAGTAGCAACAGATGTTGCCTAGACGGTGGTTCCAGGTTGACTGATGTATTACTGTGTatggtctttgtgaataattaataaaatggttgtatgcatcgtATAGATGAAGAGGCCGGGGTATATCCTCCTTTTCGAAGAAAAAAATCTGCTGTGAACAATGTAGGTTTGTACCATGAATGCGGATTATAATTCATGAAATTTAACTCCTCTGTCGCAGCTTAGTTTCACTACGTCTGGAATACCATGTGACGATGCAAGTGCTGAGGTGGGTCTTGAAGGAGAAGTTCCTCGTGAAAAGGTAGAAGAAACTCAAGATCAGAATGAAGGCAGTGCCAGCCCTCGACACAAGAGGAAGTACTGTCTTTTCCCGGTACCATATTGAAGTACTATCTTTTCCCGGTACCATTTTTGGGGGGTCTTGGCCTCTTGCATGTATATTATTCATGTGATCTTTGTTCCAAACTTGTATGGCCACGTGTTAATTAGCGCAGTGCTTGTATGGTTACTTGCAGGAGGCAGCAATCAAGAAAACTCTTAGACCAAAACCTAAAGGGCCCCTTGAAGCTCTTAGATCAAAACTCCAGGTATCGATACTAATGCTCATCAGATGCAAACTTCAGCTTATGCTCTCAGTATTCtggtttttttttactttttattatAAGATATATAGTTGAATTATCTGTGCTCCTCAGAGCAATTTCaacggggcgacccatttcgtccgtcgccgtccgtttgggtcggcacgGACACAAAAGCCGACCCAGCgcgtcgacccaaacggacgcgcgtccgGTTTTCGTCTGCGGGCAACCCATTCCCGGCCCATTTTTGAGCCGGATTTGCGTCGGCGCAGACACGCGACGGACGGGCGCACGCTCGCCTTCTCCTCCCCCGAGCCCGTTGGTCGGTGGCACATTGGTCTCCCCTCATCCAACCCTCGCCCGCCTCCTTCGTCGCCGACTCCGCCGCCCATTTTTGCCGACGACTCTGCCAGCTGCCGACGCCTACACATCCGCCCAACAACGTCGCCCACTCCCACGTCGCCCATCGCCGCCATCTTGCCGCCGGGGAGCCGACTGCTTCCCACCCCTGCCCCCCCCCACCACACAGCCCGCCCCCGACCAAGAAGCCGCCTCGCCGCCTGGCCAGATCCTCACCGGCACGTTCGTCGGACGCTGGCAGGGCAGCTAGCTGGTCCGTGCGTGCCGCGACTCCCTTCGCTGGCCGTTTCCTTCGTCAACGCCCGCAAGCTGTTCAACAGTttgccaaggtacaaaatggactcAGCCGACGAGTTCTTTTTTCACAATTTCATTTGCGACTCCGATGATTCGTCGTCCCAtgatgaggaggagatattggttGCCGTATTGGACCATCACCACCCCAACAGCCAGCGGCCGTTGTTCCGTGGCTCCATTCCGGGCCACCTTCCGACGTTGAATCGCAACTGAGAGAGCGGGCATTTTCTTCTTTGGAGGGACTACTTTGATACAAAAAAACCCGTTGTTCAAACATCAAAAATTCCGCCGCCGTTTCCGTAAGACTATGTATCCTTTCAACCATATTAGAGAGGGGGTGGTCGGCTATGATGACTATTTCGTGTGCAGAGAGGATGTCGTTGGCAAGATAGGTTTTttctcttatcagaaatgcactgccgccatccgaatgcttgcatacggagtgcccggtgatctcattgacgagtacgtccgtatgagcgtgtctacttgcctagagtccgtgtataagttctgcaaggttgttattgttgtgtttggccttgagtacttgagagagccgactgTTGAAGATACATCCCATttgttggcgatgaatgccagcaggggctttccagggatgcttggtagcatagactgcatgcactgggagtggaagaactgcccttctgcttggcaagggcAGTATAAGGGCCATGTCGGAGCTTGCACTGTCATATTAGAGGCCATGGCGTCTGAAGATCTCTGGATCTGgcactctttctttggcatggtcggagcacacaatgatatcaacgtgcttcagcgctcgctggtgtttgctaggcttgccgaaggcaacaGCCCACCGGTGAACTTTACTGTCAACGACCACAACTacgactgtcgggaccccgatcctaagccataggaatctagcctgtaacccatcgcatccctttgtggtctcacgcacggttaactccacggctgcagccttaccttagccgggaccgtttgcgtcttttgactcacgtatgcgatagtatcgctagcaatccaatgtcaaagaacccggatcgacatgtctagtcataaaccaaagtggcagtaccgcacaaggacaggcatacatgacccaacaaagcaggtgtcggtcaccgacgaatgtagacgagtcgtagcaagctacaaggactccattacatcgcgtgacatttccccaaaggggacagacacagcagctaagaaggacacatgccggtcaaccaatgtgtccggagcagtagcgaactaccaaggctcgttggaccacaaaggggcatttccttgtaaggagtgctactaaagttcacgactaggtaatcgaaccccatacatatcaagtacgacacatgtacgcatggcataccgatatgtatagatacatcgatggcatcacaacataaccataaacatacaagctttatttaagaggctcggaagagccacatacataatattacacattaagggtctcacgacccataatagcagtcatacaatacaagccagcggaagagttataaactatctgagtacagacagggcaactagtaggcacgtggcctgactatactacagagccgacgtagggccagatcgtagctgggacaccagctactcgtcgtcgtcgatgtctacgaagaaccctccattagggtcattagcaacctctgcaacatttattaagcaaacatgagtacgaaggtactcagcaagactttaggagaactaactactcatgcaaggtatcaaaaggtattgtggggtttcatgcgggaagccagcatttgactcgtggctagacaacttgctttttgaaattagttttgacaacttgatttctcgcacccgagtccactaacaccacaacaatacactatcgtggaatcattccgtctccatacggaaatgccgtccacgacactcacgcttatcttgacaattttatgagtagccattgaagttatctatgaacaacatatgtctccaagtagtccatatccgcggacgcggctattcgaatagatcataaccctgcaggggtgtacctcgtcacacacgctctcgccacttatcgccatgtgcacgtcatgcacctcggcaaccttcaagcggaagcccagcgagggagtcggccacgaccgttaaccacactagtacctagtccaggtttatcgcctatctgagagtaacccgtacggaagtccggccgaggtttccgccacggcctcaaacgatgtgcgcagggttcccaagcccaccatccggatgccacttggtacaccgtgccactgcctaccgcatcacggtccacctctcaggtcagcaccatgcacggcctccagcattactataaacaccagaaactacttgcaactcctggaccgagtactacgcgattaataggccgagcggggtcatatttcagggcccagcatgtggtagtatctagtcttggattacatacacggaactcagttcctaaggacggttccaatgaaacaacccgccatgtactcctacacagcctttcaccggtacctttaccaaataaagttcaacacacaacctttgctcaccgaacacattccacatttctgttcatctcccagatgacagaccatacacaactctaagcatatcatgcatagcaggataaggcacatcatagctcaagcaactaccaggtatgctaggttgcaaggttcggctatttactgtgacaaggttaagtcatgcaaaggaagtgagtccaactatcgtggcaaaagcagttgaagcatttgatcctaatgcaataaataggtgcaggagcaagaacataggagttatcgggatgatcaaaagggttgcttgccttgttgctcagaggaggaacgatatccgtcagacggatattcggtggaatccgggggtgcggagcctaccgaaatggatggcaacattcaataacaatcatatgcaatcaaaatgatgcatgagcatggcatgagaatgcaaagtgataagttattataatcaagatgttttaggtttagagttgatttgaatcacattcgaatagtaattcaaacgggtattctcggataccggtttaattgattcgacctgatgctcagatcaaccaaatgttaacatgcatgaaatgtcatgttatggtactgatttatatctagggcagtgtgtgatcattgcatttataatgaaatttggatattttttgcaaattccatttataaagtgattaaagaattgaattattccttatttcataatttagggtcctgtaactttttcaaacatagttgaaaatagcataatcagaatccttgaatttttctgatactttttcatatataatttattttcattggagttacagattaatttctatgatttttgcaatttttagcaatttcctgaattagttttaaactggaaattccatttattgcatcaggctgacgtcagcaggtcagccgacctgttcaggtcaaacctgacaggggggccccactggtcagcctctctgggactaatcccgcgctgaccagccctaactgaggtttgacttggccttgggcccacttgtcagcgagtgattaagtcactaatcggctgggttagcttgccacgtcaacctccaccggcggcgaggtcgtcctcgccggcggggagcctccggcgaccaccagcacggcggaggggctcgaaaacggcgcacagggggccaaatgctgcgcggagagcaccagaggaatgacacgtctcccgcagcttcatttctgcgcctagccggggctgatctggccggagatgacgccggcgacgagcttggcggcggccaaggctcgggcgtcatcggggtctttgaatcagagggatctacgctcggttcttagctgctacggcatctacgcgtcgtcctggagctgttggtgccctcggaaggacgagctggacatcggagggctaccggcgacgagcggcaacggcggtcctcgtcgggctccggtgaaactagggctagaggaggggatcgacggggaaaacttaggggaaacgaccgcatgctcacagggagtgcagagcagagcttagacggctcggggaaggcctgggggcgacgaatcgacgggggaggtctggcggccggaggaggaagacgacggcgttgcgggcattgcagggctcgaggaggcttcggcttctgcagagacgaccagggcgacgaggcggagctaatggcgtgctctgggaggggatcctatggccaggggcacgggcagctcgagctcgagctcggctctaatggcggcagcagggagaaggaggggatccgggaggaggggaagaaccgaggcggggaatggatagaggaagctctggggagcttatccccgtcgtcgccagtgcgaaccggcggccaggcaggcacgcaggtgcgtggccgcgccggaggaggcggcggccacctcctgctgcctactggcgcgagggaggggacgagcggggagatgggccgggcaaggcttgggcgacaggtaagtctttttccatttcctctgtttttgtttttctgttttgctaattattgtattgctaattaattgagctccaaaacaaaaagtaaaaactattttagacctcctgaaatatttgttataatatccccactcatttccaaggttttcaacatttttgaaaaattatagtttctgatttcaatttttaaatttgaaaccagtagcttttgcatttatttaaaatgcttaaagtgtcaagaaaatagttttctccaatgctcatttactttcatgatttatcagaaagtttgaacatttcttgaggccattttgggttcattgattttgaactagttgaaatttcctttatttgaaatggtggctagggttttgagtttttcctttgccactttgttgtttttgttgaaacttcttagatgcaaatgcaaagaagacatgagcacaatgctatcttgcttaagggttagggatgtgacaacgacAAAGGACACTACCTGGGTGACGGTATCTATCATCAGTGGACCACTATTGTCAAGACAATACCCAACcctgtcggagagaagaggaaaagatttgcccaagagcaagagagtgctgGGAAGGATGTCaagcgtgcctttggtgttttgcaatctcgatggggcatcaTTCGGTATCCTGTTAATACCTGGAGCACGCAGAAACTGTGGGAGGTGATGTCTGATTatgtgatcatgcataatatgatcgtaAAAGACGAGCCCCCAGAACGTCTGTACGATCAAGAgtttcagtttcagggtgagaATATTGTGCCAGAGCATGGAGGAGCGGCAACATTTGAACAGTTCATGCAATTTCATAATTTCATCAAGACATGCGTGATTGGAAAACTCACGTGcaactgcaaaatgatttggttgagcatacgtggactcatgttggcaaccaatagatttatctttttttattcatttgcaaaactatgtgagacatttttatttttattcggctTGTAATAACTATGCTATTTTATTCGGTCCAAATTATGTTATTTGATTAAAACTATGCAAATTCATGCAAAATAGGGCGGCCAGACGGCACATATGGGTCGGCGCGTTGAGCGCGCTGCCGACCCATATCTAAAACAGGACGGACGCCgatccaaacggacaaaaagcggacgaaatcgtcgtccgtttgggtcgctccattggagttgctcttatacTGTAAAATCAGTGGATATCCTGATCATGCAGTTTTAGCTTAGCTTTACAAAGTATGCTGTCCATTCTCATTGCTTGAATCTTCACAGCACGTCTTTCATTACTAAAAATAGCAATGTTGAAGTCAACTTGCAAAACTATGTTGTGCCAAGTTAATCTCTTCACTTGTGTTTCCTGTTCTTCTTTTCAGCCTACTCAACAAAATGCCCGTGCCCACCGATCTTCCTATGCATCTGCAGACAATGATGGTACTCCTCATCTGCGCATCCTAAGCAGCAAACTCCTTGTGTTTTATGGTCAATGTAGTCCCAGTCTCACAACAttgtctttttttttcttcctagaGAGTTTGAGTTTGCCTGCAGAGGAGCTGATCCAGAATGACGATCCAACTGAAGACAAGAACAAGGAATAAGTATAATATGCACCGTACTTTTTGTAGGGAGAAATCGCGGTTTTGCTGTCATGATGCCAAAACTGTTGCCTTGTCAAATAACCAGCACCGGTGCTTATAGTATGCCTGAGGTTGAGCTCTGCAGTTTTAGCTGCGGTATATCTGGCTTCTTCCACATTCAGAAATGCCTGAACCAGCTAGGAATGAACATTTcctgatggtggtggtgtagcaTGTGTAAGAAGAAAAGAACAACAATGAAACTTCAGATCTTAACAACACTTTCAATCAACTGTGACTTGTGCTGGTTTATATCTAATGGAGCAATAATATAACATCATGTCTAAAGTGTGCAACCCCAAGAAAAAAATAATGTCGAAACCAACTCCcataaaatggtaattgaaagccTTCATAAACTTGGTATGGAAGTGTTGAGACCGAAAAGAATATAAAGATATGTCTGATGATGGCGGACAGTGCATTAGTGAACACAGAATAAGCCTCAATCATGATGACCATGGTCCAAAACTTGTGGAGAGGTGTTGTGTTAGCAATCTCAACGGGACATTGGCAAGTGCATAAAAGACTTGATTGGTTAAGCAACTCAGGGAGAAACATGTTAGCCTGACTAGAGTCACCAAACGATCGCTTAAGACAGTATGCAGCAACCTAAGCTGTGAACAATCAGAGTTCACATATATCGTGCAAGTTGGTGATGAAAGCCTAAGACACTATACTACGAAGACATCTCTAGTGACATGAGGGCTGCTGATCCAGTGTTACATACAGCGTGAAAGTCGATGCTGGACGCAAAATAAAGACCCTCATCTGGACTACGGTGCAGCCAGGTTGATGTCAACTTGTAAAGGACTGCGGGGTAGACTGTTGTTAGTTGAGCATCCAGGTATACTTGCTTGAAGGTCTGTTTCAACTACAGGCTGGTTCACCCGGATCTTCTTGTGATGTCCTACCCAAAAAAGAGGTGTCATGAATTGTGACCAAGAGATAAGATAATTTGTATCCTATGTCATGTTTTAATAATGGAAATGGACCATTGTCTGAAATTTGCTGTGTACAAGCTCTACCTGCTCCAGTGGACCCAGGTGCATCCCGTTTGTGAGAGAGTGAATTCTGCTCGGTTGAAATCTCTGGTACACCCAATGAGAAAAAATAAATcagtagggggggggggggggggggggggctaacaGGGCCCCAATAAAAAAATCAGGATTGACGTGTAGGTGTGCCAACCGTGTTTCCTTGAGAAGCAAAGATGTTGCTTGCTAGTTATGCAAGAGGGGGTGGAAACCCTGAAACAAAAAAGCTCTAGTGCTTCTCACCATGAATTGTGTGCGGCGACCTCAGTAAACAATCGGTTCGCCCTGCCGCTCTGCAGCAACAGCGGTTCTCGGATATATAGCCAAGAAGCTTGTCCGCAAAGGTAGACATCGCCACTTGGCAACTTCGCTTAATTTCAGATATATTTTCCATCATGTGTGCATTATGTTCTTCCAAAATGGTCATAAGCGGGTGGTCTGCCTGCATTTTGCACTATTAGTTACATATAAACAGAAGGCAGCGCAATTCGATGTAACATGAAGAAATCACAACTAATAATAAGAAATTACTGACTCACAAGTGACGGGTATTTTGATCGGAGATGGTTGGAGAGATCTTCTTGTCCAGTTTCAATGAAGCTGCTTCGTAGCATGGGAGTAATTGGGTTGTGTTGGTGCTTTGTGCCAACAAAACCTGGGGCATGATGGGGCAGGTCAGAAGCTACATCTGGTCGGTGCGTGTGGCTTTCGTAGTGGACTCTGGAGTAGCAAACATCTTGAGCGCGCCTAAACTGGCATGTAAAACAGGAAGGGATAAAAAATGTGAACGTGCACATGACCACTGCATGTGTTCAGTTACTGAACCGCACACAATTCTGTCATTCTGTGACAGCACATACTGTATGTATGCAAATTTAAATGGAAGAAGTCTCACATTGGCCCCAGCGAATGATGTATCTCCGTCCACGTTGGTAGTGATCACTTCTATCATCTTCTTAATGGACTCGTAGTCAAAAAGACTAATCCTTGGTAGATGGTCTTTTGTCTTGGAAAGTGGACCAACATCAAGATTGTCCAAGTAGAATACCTACACGGCATTTGTACATTCAAATATTATGGTCTGAGCTGAACAAAATTATGAGAATACACAAACAATAGGAAGAAACAAGGACCTGAAGAAACAGGTGGCAGCCAACAAGATGTACAGTGATGTTCCGGTTGCGGATGTCAGATTTCAACTTCCCAACAGCTCTGTTCAAATGCTCGAGCACATAAGCACACCAATTAAATTCTTTAATTTGCGAGATATCATTGAGTGCAGCCCAGAAATCTATGGTGATGTAGTCATGCTTAGTGGATGGAGCCAACAGGTgcccaacaacaaaaatgacaaaggCTATCTTGAAGCAATCTATCCGGACCTTGCTGGAATCTGCATTGATATCATCTCTCAGGAGATAAGCCTCCGCGGCCTTTAGACTATGTGCACCTTTACTCAAATACGCAGAAGCTCGGATGAACTCCTTGCAAGCTTCGGACGGCTCGGTTGTATCGGGGCATATCGATCTGGTGCCGCATGGCAGACTGAATACCTTCTGGACATCATGGTCCTGGATCTGCAGAACCCTCTGCTCGTCTATTTTCAGTGCACTCGACTCGACCTCGACTCTTTCCATTAGCCACGCGCTGAATTTCAAATTCAACTTTGCCAGCATCTTGATCCCCAGCATCCCACCAAAGCCGATCTCCTCGACCAAATCCCTCTTGAATTTGTTGAACTTGCCCACGAGTGAGCACACCTTCTGCACCGAAATCCTTGACGTGACAGAAGGTGCGGATCCAGGAGCGCAGATTGCTTCCCCTGGATCAGCATCCGCTATGTCGGCAGCTCCGTGATCCCTGCCGCTGTTCTCTGTGGCTGTGGCGGCGTCTCGCTGATCTTGTTCCAATGTGGCATGCGG
Coding sequences within:
- the LOC123444037 gene encoding uncharacterized protein LOC123444037 yields the protein MVAPLDQAAPHATLEQDQRDAATATENSGRDHGAADIADADPGEAICAPGSAPSVTSRISVQKVCSLVGKFNKFKRDLVEEIGFGGMLGIKMLAKLNLKFSAWLMERVEVESSALKIDEQRVLQIQDHDVQKVFSLPCGTRSICPDTTEPSEACKEFIRASAYLSKGAHSLKAAEAYLLRDDINADSSKVRIDCFKIAFVIFVVGHLLAPSTKHDYITIDFWAALNDISQIKEFNWCAYVLEHLNRAVGKLKSDIRNRNITVHLVGCHLFLQVFYLDNLDVGPLSKTKDHLPRISLFDYESIKKMIEVITTNVDGDTSFAGANFRRAQDVCYSRVHYESHTHRPDVASDLPHHAPGFVGTKHQHNPITPMLRSSFIETGQEDLSNHLRSKYPSLADHPLMTILEEHNAHMMENISEIKRSCQVAMSTFADKLLGYISENRCCCRAAGRTDCLLRSPHTIHEISTEQNSLSHKRDAPGSTGAGHHKKIRVNQPVVETDLQASIPGCSTNNSLPRSPLQVDINLAAP